TACTGATCACAGACACCCAGTCGCGCATTGAGTACGTCAACAGGGCGTTTACCAAGGTCAGCGGTTACGAATCCTGGGAAGTGATCGGCAAGACGCCGCATGTTCTGAAGTCAGGCCAGACTCCCCCCTCTGTCTACCAGGAGATGTGGGAAAAGCTGAGCCAGGGGCTGACGTGGCAGGGCGAACTGATTAATCAACGCAAAGATGGTTCGACTTATACCGAAAAGGCGATGATCTATCCTGTGCGTAACAACGCTGGTGTGGTGACGAATTACGTCGCCCACAAGGAAGACATCACGCTGCAGCGTGAGAATGAAGAGCGCATTCATCAGCTCTCGAACTATGACCAGATCACAGGGCTGGCCAATCGCGAGGTGCTGGAGGAGCGACTCAAACAGTTCATCACCCGTCCAAGCGAGATGGACCTTCCGCTGACCGTGCTCTGGCTCGATCTGGACAACTTCAAGGCGGTCAACGATTCGCTGGGCCACGACGCAGGCAATCTCTTGCTCGTCAAAGTATCGAACAGGCTGCGCAAGGAGTTCGGTGATCAGGTCACGCTGTCGCGAGTAGCCGGTGATGGTTTTGTGGCCTTGTTGCCACATACGGATCAGCAGACGGCTGCCTTGCTGGCCCGCCATCTGCTCGATGTGCTGCAACAGCCGATTCGCCTGCATTCGCGTCAGCTGGCGGTCAGCGCCTCGATCGGGATGTCGATCTATCCGGGCGACAGTGACTCGGTGACGGGCCTCATGATGAACGCCGAGACCGCCATGTACCGGGTCAAGATGGAAGGGCGCAATGGTCTGCGGTTTTTCTCGCAGGACATGCAGGAGCATTCGTTGCGAGCACTTGAAATCGCAAGTTCGCTCAAACAGGCTGACATGGATCGGGAGTTTCATATGGTCTTTCAGCCCCAGATGTCGATTGCTGATGGTCGCTTTGTGGGCGCGGAGGCGTTGTTGCGCTGGGTTCATCCGGTCTGGGGCAATGTGTCACCCGGCGAGTTCATTCCGATTGCCGAACAGAGTGGCCGTATCCTCGAGATTGGCACCTGGGTCCTGCGACATGTGGCTCACCAGATGCGTCAGTGGCGAGATGCGGGTCTAGGTGACTTCAGCGTGGCGGTGAACCTGTCCGCCTTGCAGTTTGTACAGACAGACATGGTCAAGAACATCATCGAGACGGTTGCCAGAGCCGGGATTCCGTCGCGTTGCATTGAAGTGGAGCTCACCGAAACGGTTGCCCTGAATAATCCGATCGCGGCCGGGCAAGCCATCAGCGCATTAAGAAATGCCGGTTTTCTGGTGTCGATTGATGATTTCGGGACGGGCTACTCTTCCATGAGCTATCTGAAGCGGTTCGCCGTTGACAAGCTCAAGATTGACCAGTCTTTCGTCAGAGAACTTGGCAAGGATGCGGACGATCGGGCAATTGTCTCGGCGATCGTGCAGATGGCGCACAGTCTCGGGATGAAAACCATCGCCGAAGGTGTCGAGACCGAGCAGCAACTCGCCATTCTCAAGGAGAAGGCGTGTGACGAAATCCAGGGTTATCTCTACAGCAAACCCCTGCCCGCGGATGTGTTTGAGCAATTTCTGCGAGACTGCCGGCAACAGGATGGGTCGGCCAACCTCGGGTGACGCGTCAGTCAGCGGTGTGACTATTGATCGGGCGAACGACAGACCCGTAGGCAACACCCTGGCAATGCAGTACTCTTTTGTGGTGTTTGACCATCAACAGAGGCCGTCCCATCATGTCCTATTCAACCCTCATTTCCGTCGAGCAGCTTCAGTCACTGATGCAGGCCGATCCTGCCAGTGTAGTGCTGCTGGACTGCAGTCATGACCTCTTTGATGCCCAGGCGGGTCAGCGATCCTATGCGCAGGGTCATTTGCCCGGTGCCCGGTTCGTGGGGATGGATGCGCCGCAGATGAGTGGTGCCAAAACAGGACAAAATGGCAGACATCCATTGCCCGAACGCGAGGAAGTGGTTGATCTGATGCGCATGCTGGGGGTTGATGACGATACCCAGATCGTTGTGTACGACAGCAGCCAGGGAACCCACGCGGGACGCGTCTGGTGGACATTGCGCTGGCTGGGGCATGAGGCAGTCGCCGTACTGGACGGTGGGATACAGGCCTGGAAGGCCGCAGATGGTTCGGTGACCACCGACGTGCCGGTTGTAACAAGGCATGGCACCTTCAGTGATCGCGGCCAGAAAGTTCATGCCGTGTCCTTTGAAGACGTGCTGGCCAATGTGGCATCACAGGAAAAGCTGGTTGTTGATGCCCGGGCGCAGGACCGGTTCCGGGGAGAGAATGAAACACTCGATCCCGTGGGTGGGCATATTCCAGGTGCCGTCAACCGTTTCTACAAATTGAATCTCAAGGAAGATGGCACTTTCAAGGATCCGGATGTGCTTGCCCGTGAGCTCAGGGAGCATTTCGGTGGTCGGCCTGCCGAGGATCTGATCATGCAGTGTGGTTCAGGCGTATCTGCCTGCCATAACCTGCTGGCACTTGAGGTGGCGGGCCTGGGTACTGCTCCATTGTATGTTGGGTCCTGGAGCGAGTGGTGCGCCAGAAAGGAAGCACCGATCGCAACAGGTGACTGACTCCGGGAGACCCTTGCACGACCGGAGCATCCGGTTGTGGCATGATGCCCTGTGGCGAATGGCTGCCTTCTGATTCGACAGGTCAGACTCGTCAGTTCGGATTAACGTGCACCCGTTCGCAACACCTTTACTTTTGTCACGATTTTTGCGATTCAACAACATGAACTCTGAAACACTCGACGTTCCTTACACCTTCATTCAAGGTACGGCACCGCTGCTGATATCGATCCCGCACATGGGTCAGGAAATTCCTGAAGACATCAAGGCACGTATGACCCCGGTTGCCCATCAGGTGCCAGATACGGACTGGCATCTGGACATCATGTATGACTTTGCTCGCGAGATGGGTGCATCGCTGCTTCACGCCAGGTACTCGCGTTATGTGGTGGACCTGAATCGTCCTCCGACAGACGACAACCTGTATCCCGGCCAGACTAAAACGGGGCTGTACCCCGAATACGCGTTTCGTGGAGAACCTCTCTATCTAGACGGTCAGGGTGTCACCGAGCAGGAAAAGACGGCTCGCCTGGAGAAGTACTGGAAGCCTTATCACGACAAGCTCCAACAGGCTCTCAAGGACATCCGTGACCAGCACGGGAAAGTCCTGCTGTGGGAAGGCCATTCGATCGCCAGCGAGCTGCCACGTCTGTTTCCGGGCAAACTGCCGGATCTGAACATAGGGACTGACAACGGAAAGGCTTGCGATGCAGGCATGCTCGAGGCGGTTGAGGCATCTCTGACTGACTGTCCTTTCACCTGGGTCCTGAATGGCCGTTTCAAGGGCGGGTACATCACCCGTCAGTACGGCAATCCGTCTGAAGGCATTCATGCGATCCAGCTCGAGATGTGCCAGAGCACATACATGAACGAAGACTACCCGTTCGAATATCGAGAAGCCGTCGCCAGCAAGGTCAAGCCCTTTGTTCAGGGCATGGTTGACGCGGCCTTCAAGGCCATGAAGTAGGCCAGTATTTCCGACGCCGTGTTGCCCGACACTTTCCGGCCCTAACTGTCCAAGGAGTTCTGCCAATGTCAGCTCGAGTGCTGTTGACCAATCCGATCCACCCTCACTATCAGGCCTTGCTGGCCGAGAAGGTTGATGTGGTACTGGCAGAGAATCCTTCGCCGCAAACGATTCTGCGTCTTGCCAGGGACTGTGACGCGATGATCGTACGCGCACATCTGCCGGAGGATGTGTTTGATCACGCACCGAGCATGAAGTACGTGGTGCGTCACGGCGTCGGGCTCGACATGATTCCAATGGAGCAGGCCACTGCGCGTGGCATTGCCGTGGCGAACATGCCTGGTGGCAACACGGTGGCAGTTACGGAGTACGCGCTAGCCGCGATTTTTCATATTCGGCGCGGGCTGGCAACGATCGACAGAACGTTGCGTGAGAAAGGCTGGCATGCCGCCAAGCCCATGTCCAACGACTGTATCGAACTGGCTGGAAGCACCTGCGGGATTATCGGTGTCGGATCGATCGGCAAGCGTCTGGCAGCCGCCTTGCATGCGCTCGATGTGAAGGTGCTGGGCCTGACCCGGCGTCCGCAAACCATGCCGTCGTTCGTCGAGGCGGTGGACAAGCAGACACTGCTGGAGCGATCTGACATCGTCATTCTTGCCTGCCCGCATAATGCGCAGACACACCATCTGATCAATGCCGATGCGATCGCAGCAATGAAGCCTGGTGCTGCTATTGTCAATGTGGCTCGTGGTCCGGTTGTCGATACGGCAGCGCTGGTGCAAGCACTCAACAGTGGTCAGGTCGGTGCCGCAGTGCTCGATGTACACGAATCGGCGATGCTGACAGGCGAGGAGCCCATTTTCGGATGTCCAAATACGCTTCTGACCCCCCATCTGGCCGGGCTGACGGCAACCAGCCTGGAGAATCTCAGCCGTGGCAGCGTGGAAACCGTCCTGGCACTGCTGGCTGGCGAGCGTCCGGACAACGTCGTCAATCCGGAGGTGTTTGACGCCAGTTCATGAGAGTTCGCGAGTAGTAGTTGATCTGGCACTGAAGCCGACCCGTAGAGGTCAGGTGCCTTTCTCGAGCCGGCGCTGAGTCGATGGTGACTGCCAGAGCTCGATGACGCAGGAGGAGACATAGATGAAAATCACGCAAATCAAGGCGTTTCCGGTTTCGTTCCCGGTGCCGCCCGAGAAATCGGTGACGCTGGGGATCGGTCGCAGCGTCAAGCGCGATGCCGTGCTGGTGCAGGTGCACACGGATGATGGTTTGATTGGATGGGGGGAGGCTCATCACGGACGCTGCCCCGGCGCAATTGCCCGCCTGATCGACACCACAATGTCCGAACTGGTAGTTGGAATGGAGGCAACCGACGTGGTCGGCGTCTGGCACAAGGTTTACCGGATGCAGCTGGCGAGCCACGGTATGGGTGCGGCCGCCGCAATGGCCCTGAGCGGCCTGGACATGGCGCTTTGGGATATCCGTTGTCAGGTTGCGAATCAACCCTTGTGCGTGCTTCTGGGTGGTCATACCCGACTGGTTAAGGCCTATGCCGGCGGCATCGCACTTGGCTGGCAAGCACCGCAGGCGCTGGCAGAGGAAGCACTGTCGCATATCGCAACGGGTTATCGAGCCGTCAAGCTCAGAATGGGTGACTCACCTGCCCGTGACATTGAGCGGGTGCAGGCGGTTCGCGCGGCAACAGGTGACGAGATCGAGATCCTGGTCGATGCCAACACCAGTTACACCCTCGAGCAGGCCAGGCGCGTGGTGCGTGCGTTCGACGAGTGCGGTGTTGCCTGGCTTGAGGAGCCGTTTCCTGCTCATGATCGCCATGCATATCGAACACTGGCGCGTGTCAGTCCGGTGCCGCTCGCAGCAGGGGAGAATCACTTCACCCGCTTCGAGTTTGACACATTGCTTGAAGATGACTGTGTGGGCTTTGTTCAACCCGATATTTCCAAGACAGGCGGTCTGACCGAGACCATGCGCATTGCCTCCATGGCCAGCGCCAGAAAGCTCTCAGTCAACCCTCACACCTCGCTGACTGCGCTCAACATGGCTGCAAGCATCCATCTGCTTTGTGCTGTGGACAATCCGGGCTACTTTGAAGGCGATGTGACTGCGTTCAATCCTTTCCGGGATGAGCTCGGCTCGGGGCCACCGTATTCCCTCGATGCGCAGGGGTTTGTGCAGCCAGCCCCCGGTGTCGGGACAGGAGTCGGGATCGACCTCGAGTTCGTCAAGAAACATCCACTGATCGAAGGGCCCTGCTATGTCTGATGTGTTACTCAAGGCTTTGATTCAAGCGCTCGGTGATGAGCGGGTTCTGCACGGTGCGGCCATCGAAGACCGCTACCGGACCGACTGGTCTGGTCAGTACCACCACGATCCGCTCGCTGTTGTGCGAGTTCAGGGTACAGAGGATGTGGCTACGACGCTCAGGCTATGTCATGCCCACCGCCATCCGGTCACTGTTCAGGGAGGCATGACCGGACTGGTCGGGGGAGGGCAGACAGGCGTGGGTGACGTGGTGATCAGCCTGGAGCGTCTGGCCGGTGTCCAGGAGATCGATGCTGATGCGGCCACGATGACGGTGTGGGCCGGCACGCCGCTGCAAGCAGTCCAGGAAGCGGCGCTGGAACAGCATCTGTACTTTGCGGTTGATCTGGGTGCCCGGGGGACTTGTCAGGTGGGTGGCAACATATCGACCAATGCAGGCGGAAACAGGGTGATCCGTTACGGCATGATGCGCGAACAAGTGCTGGGTCTGGAGGTCGTGCTCGCTGATGGGACGATTGTGACGAGCCTGAACAAAATGCTCAAGAACAACGCGGGATACGATATCAAGCAGCTGTTTATTGGTGCAGAAGGGACGCTTGGGATCATCACCCGGGCGGTATTGAGACTGCACCCTGCACCTGAACAGACCACGTGTGCACTGTGTGTTCTACCCAGTTATGAAGCGGTTCTGCGGTTTCTCAGTCGTGCGAGAAAACAGTGCGGTGCTTCGCTGCTCGCCTTTGAGGCGATGTGGCCAGATTTCTATGGATTCATGACCCGGTTGCCAGGTATCGAGACGCCGGTGCAGGCCGACGGCCAGCTGGTTGTGCTGGTGGAGTGTGATAGTGGTCCTTCAGGACTCTCCCAGGATGCGTTCGAGACGTTCGTCGAACAGGCGCTTGAGGGTGAGGAGATCACGGATGCTGCGATTGCCAGTTCGCTCAAGCAGGCGCAGGCGTTCTGGAAAATCCGCGACTCCGTCTCCGAGTTTCCGGTCAGGCTGTCGCCCTACACAAGTTTTGATGTCAGTCTGCCCATCCGGCAGATCGGACGTTTTGTGGAGCAGCTGCGCGAGCAGCTTCAGTCGCGGATTCCGGGATCGGTGTCACTGTACTTTGGGCATGTAGGCGACAGTAATCTGCACGTGGTTGTGCATGTGCCACGGGAGTCGGGCGGGTTTCCCAAGCCGCTGATCGAGGAGGTCGTCTATGGCCTGGTAGGCGATTATCAGGGCTCGGTGTCAGCTGAACACGGCATCGGTACCCGCAAGAAAGCCTGGCTGGGCCATACCCGTAACGAGGCAGAGATCAGTCTGATGAGCCGTATCAAGCAGGCACTCGACCCGCTGGGTATTCTGAATCCTGGCAAGGTGCTCTGAAATCGGTGGCGGACAAGGCTCAGTCCGCCGTTAATCCGCCCTGGCAGTATGTGCTTCGCAACCCGGGTGTGCGCTATTTACTTCTTGTCACTAAGAATGCTGATATTCCAGGGATTGTTCAGATTGAAATTGCGAATCTCGGGGATTTCGGGGTCGATGTCTGACATCCGGATTGCCTGAACGCTCGGGTCACCAAACGTGCGAATATAAAAAATCTGGTTCTTCAGGTCCGATACAGCCGACCAGTATGTGATCTCGTACCCACCTGACGACCCCCCGAAACCGCCGCCCAGACTCACCATGCCAGGAGCGATGTCAAAGTTGTTCAGAATGTGGAACGCTGTGCCCACCTGTTGCTTCGAATCGAGCTTGCGCGGGGCATTGTGCGACATGAAAAACGCCCGTACAAATCTCGATGGTGAGGACATGTCGCCTGGAAGACCAACCATGCCACCGCCTGAACTGGGGGGGCCAAAATTGGCGTCGCCGACTTTGACGGGGGCCGGGTTGCTGGTCGAGAGGTTGGCGTAATTACCCAGATTGTTCAGATGCCAGGAAAAATGTGGTGCGTTGGTAAGCACACCGGTCGGGTTGTCATTGATCTGCAGGTCGCCCCCGATATACTCGATCACGATACTCTTGCCGGAGGCATC
This sequence is a window from Orrella marina. Protein-coding genes within it:
- a CDS encoding sulfurtransferase encodes the protein MSYSTLISVEQLQSLMQADPASVVLLDCSHDLFDAQAGQRSYAQGHLPGARFVGMDAPQMSGAKTGQNGRHPLPEREEVVDLMRMLGVDDDTQIVVYDSSQGTHAGRVWWTLRWLGHEAVAVLDGGIQAWKAADGSVTTDVPVVTRHGTFSDRGQKVHAVSFEDVLANVASQEKLVVDARAQDRFRGENETLDPVGGHIPGAVNRFYKLNLKEDGTFKDPDVLARELREHFGGRPAEDLIMQCGSGVSACHNLLALEVAGLGTAPLYVGSWSEWCARKEAPIATGD
- the hutG gene encoding N-formylglutamate deformylase; this encodes MNSETLDVPYTFIQGTAPLLISIPHMGQEIPEDIKARMTPVAHQVPDTDWHLDIMYDFAREMGASLLHARYSRYVVDLNRPPTDDNLYPGQTKTGLYPEYAFRGEPLYLDGQGVTEQEKTARLEKYWKPYHDKLQQALKDIRDQHGKVLLWEGHSIASELPRLFPGKLPDLNIGTDNGKACDAGMLEAVEASLTDCPFTWVLNGRFKGGYITRQYGNPSEGIHAIQLEMCQSTYMNEDYPFEYREAVASKVKPFVQGMVDAAFKAMK
- a CDS encoding NAD(P)-dependent oxidoreductase, translated to MSARVLLTNPIHPHYQALLAEKVDVVLAENPSPQTILRLARDCDAMIVRAHLPEDVFDHAPSMKYVVRHGVGLDMIPMEQATARGIAVANMPGGNTVAVTEYALAAIFHIRRGLATIDRTLREKGWHAAKPMSNDCIELAGSTCGIIGVGSIGKRLAAALHALDVKVLGLTRRPQTMPSFVEAVDKQTLLERSDIVILACPHNAQTHHLINADAIAAMKPGAAIVNVARGPVVDTAALVQALNSGQVGAAVLDVHESAMLTGEEPIFGCPNTLLTPHLAGLTATSLENLSRGSVETVLALLAGERPDNVVNPEVFDASS
- a CDS encoding mandelate racemase/muconate lactonizing enzyme family protein; amino-acid sequence: MKITQIKAFPVSFPVPPEKSVTLGIGRSVKRDAVLVQVHTDDGLIGWGEAHHGRCPGAIARLIDTTMSELVVGMEATDVVGVWHKVYRMQLASHGMGAAAAMALSGLDMALWDIRCQVANQPLCVLLGGHTRLVKAYAGGIALGWQAPQALAEEALSHIATGYRAVKLRMGDSPARDIERVQAVRAATGDEIEILVDANTSYTLEQARRVVRAFDECGVAWLEEPFPAHDRHAYRTLARVSPVPLAAGENHFTRFEFDTLLEDDCVGFVQPDISKTGGLTETMRIASMASARKLSVNPHTSLTALNMAASIHLLCAVDNPGYFEGDVTAFNPFRDELGSGPPYSLDAQGFVQPAPGVGTGVGIDLEFVKKHPLIEGPCYV
- a CDS encoding FAD-binding oxidoreductase → MSDVLLKALIQALGDERVLHGAAIEDRYRTDWSGQYHHDPLAVVRVQGTEDVATTLRLCHAHRHPVTVQGGMTGLVGGGQTGVGDVVISLERLAGVQEIDADAATMTVWAGTPLQAVQEAALEQHLYFAVDLGARGTCQVGGNISTNAGGNRVIRYGMMREQVLGLEVVLADGTIVTSLNKMLKNNAGYDIKQLFIGAEGTLGIITRAVLRLHPAPEQTTCALCVLPSYEAVLRFLSRARKQCGASLLAFEAMWPDFYGFMTRLPGIETPVQADGQLVVLVECDSGPSGLSQDAFETFVEQALEGEEITDAAIASSLKQAQAFWKIRDSVSEFPVRLSPYTSFDVSLPIRQIGRFVEQLREQLQSRIPGSVSLYFGHVGDSNLHVVVHVPRESGGFPKPLIEEVVYGLVGDYQGSVSAEHGIGTRKKAWLGHTRNEAEISLMSRIKQALDPLGILNPGKVL
- a CDS encoding choloylglycine hydrolase family protein; translation: MKSLTRLLAATITSASLLASSVATACTSFLLPASDGGFVYGRTLEFGMDIDSRGISIGRGVEMKGTGIDGKAGSGLAWKTQYAAIGASGLNLPILVDGFNEKGLAGGMLYAPNISQFQEVSPADSSKSIASYEMLVYALTNFATVDEAREGFRQIKVNESPQKLFKGVVPLHLTLHDASGKSIVIEYIGGDLQINDNPTGVLTNAPHFSWHLNNLGNYANLSTSNPAPVKVGDANFGPPSSGGGMVGLPGDMSSPSRFVRAFFMSHNAPRKLDSKQQVGTAFHILNNFDIAPGMVSLGGGFGGSSGGYEITYWSAVSDLKNQIFYIRTFGDPSVQAIRMSDIDPEIPEIRNFNLNNPWNISILSDKK